Genomic DNA from Dermacentor variabilis isolate Ectoservices chromosome 6, ASM5094787v1, whole genome shotgun sequence:
CCGAGGGTCGTCTACCGGGTTCCTCGTCCCAGGTCTCGACACACCAAAACTTCGCCAACGAGGGCTTGCCCCGCGAACAGCAGCTACCCGCAGGAGTCATGCATCAGGATACTGTGCGCGATCGGTCCACGTCTCCTCGACATCGGTACATTCAAGGCGCGTCTCCTCAACACCAAGCATCGCACACAGGGTGTCACACTGTTTCCGAGGTGAAACTACACACGAATCTTTATGCGAAAGAGAGTAGCGACAGACCATGTTAGTTGACGCATAGTATAGTCGACAAATGTAAACTAATTACACTCCGCCCTCCGACAGCGCGTTTCATTTTACTGACGAGTGTTGAAGCTATTGACGGGAAAATTTGTTCCATTGCTTCAATTGTTCCCAGATTATAACGTTACTTGTGTACAAATTATGTTGCTTATTTCGAATCGACGGGCATGGTAGTCGTCGGCATCCAATTCCTGCCACGGCACTTCGTGATCGTGTTAAATGCATGGACAAATATGTGCATATTCTTTTTCGCAACAAGAATGAGCCGCGTACGAAATGTGCTGTGTTGACGGTGAAGTCCACAtgtattcttcttcttctttttcttttttttttctttgctgccaGTGATGCGGCATAATAGTTCCTGAAAAGTTTCCAACGCTGCGTAAGACTTGCTTCATGACGAAATTGGTCGTCAAAAGCGTACTTACCATGTTTCTTCATGTCCATGTCCTAATTGAACTGACTAAACTCtgtggttttacgcgccagaaccatgatatgattatgatgcAGGCCGCTGTGGGCTGACTCCtaatcaattttgaccaccttggatTCCTTAACATGCACTGAGTGCATGGTCAccgacgtttttgcatttcgccctaatcgaaattcggccgccactgccgggattcgatcccacgccctcgggcttatcagtgcaacaccaaagccactacgccattATGGCGGGCGTGTTCAGGCCTGCAAGTCTAACGAGTAATCACTGACAGCCGGAAGGCGACTATCTCGAAAGAGTGGCAAGGTTTCTCAATCGAAATTCTAGCCGATATCCTTTAGCTAGACTGGAAATGGGGGTCTGCTCCTCACAGAGTGGCAAACCGACTATAATCATTACATGGGGGACTACCAGTAATGATTTCGGGTAAATGAACACAGTGCTGAAACAAAAACATATTTCTGCGCCTTGCTTCACCATATTTCTCCTAGGAACCTGAATGTTCTTCCCGTACTAGCTGTTTGCGGTGTGCGGAACGAGTTATTGTACTTCCTGGACTTGAGTTATGGTTGCTGTCATGTAATGATGTTGCTCATATTTcaccggttttctttctttctttctttctttcttccttcctttctttctttctttcttccttcctttctttctttctttctttctttctttctttctttctttctttctttcttgttcctaCTCTCTCGTGCTTGTCTGTTTTCTGCTCAATATCTTTTTCCGAAGCATTATggaccagctagcccaacaactTTCATCCAGTGCCGTTCGCTATATTTTTCATGTTCAAGCGAGCACACAGGACAAGCAGCTTGACAGCACGTCATCGCTCGTCACCATATCGGCCGCACGCTGCACGTTTAGCTTGTCGCGATCACTTCGTACCCGACAGTGCGCAAACGTCAAGAGTAATAATTCCTTCGTTTTACTCTCTATTGCAGGAACAACACGAGCCATGCAGCCTAGACAATGGAGAAGGACGTATGAGCACAATATCGCTGCTTGCACTGTTCACGATAGCTATCGTGGTTATTGCCATCCTACTGTATATCACCGCTCGGAGAACCGCCGCAAGGCCAAAGTCAGTGAAAATGCGCGTCAAGACCTGCACCAACGCAGACTGCTTACGTCACGCCGCTGCTATCAAGATGGCGTGGAACACTTCGGTTCACCCCTGCGATGACTTTTACTCTTTCGTCTGCGGCTCTTGGGCGGCGGAAGAAAGCCAGCGGCGGATGGATGACCTCGCCGTGGCTGCTAGACACATCGCTTTCGCAGAGCTTCTATCCCACAGACCAGCGCCAGGGAAAGCGAGAAAGTTTTTCTTATCCTGCATCAATGCCGGTGCAGACGTCCAGTCAAACTTGGATGTGTTAAAGACGTGGGCCTCATCTATGGGCATGATTCAGCCACGAACTAAATCGCAAGCACACGCTGTGAACCGGCACCCGTTGGACCTTCTGCTCGACTTGGCCATCAACTGGCGAATGGGACCACTGAGCGTGCAGGCCACAGTGCATCTCGGTAGAAACCAATGGGTCCTCATCCTCAAGCCTGTTCTTGGTGCTTGGCGCGCGCTGCTTGACGGAGAAGACTTCATGTTTCTAGTGGACCAGCATGTTACGCTTCTCGATGCACAACGGCCTAGCAGCTGGCTTCAGTGGAACGAAACCGTGGCGGCCATTCGCGCAGCCACCTCTGGAACCATTGTAACGAGTGCGCCGGATGAAGCGGCAGGCGCTGTTTCTGGTTTGGACGACCTGACGCGGTGGCTCCCCAGAGGCGTGTGGCTTGACTTTATCAATGCCCACTTCAGACCCGAACTGACATTCGACAAGAGCGATCCAGTTATCGTGTACGATACGCCAGCAATGGTGAATATCGGCAACGTCTTCAAGCCGAGAAGTTTAAATACTCTTTCGGAGGTGTTCTCCTGGCTCGTCCTGGAGACGTACCTCGGCGTCATCGTTACGCAATATAAGGCGCGCGATACAGTGGACAAGGCGTGGTTGACCGAGCACAATTGTCTGTCGCACACAAGCTCGTCTTTGGGACTGCTTAGTGTTCGACGGTACCTCCAGCGGAAGTTTCCCTCGTGGAGACGGCAATCTGTAGACACGTTTCTTAAACACATACGCACTACGTGGTCTTTGAATGTGGAAGACGCTCCGTGGATTGACGAAGATTCGACGCGTTCAACACTGAAGAAGGTACGAGCGCTCAAGACGGTACTCTGGCCTGGCGATGAATTTTTTGACAGACAGTCCAGTGAAGCTCTGTACGGCATCTTTCCTGACATGGACAAGCCGTTTGCGGCTAACCTGATTGAAAGCGCGCTTGCGCTGCGGCGACTCGTTAATAACTCACTCTACGCAGACGTATACACGAAGCAATTCGCTGTCGAGTCCGACGTCGTCGCGTACAAGTACCACCTCAACGAAGCCCACATTGCACTGGCGGCGCTTAACCCTCCGGTCTACTACGACGTAGAAATGTTCGCAATGACGTACGGAGGCCTGGGTTCGCTTTACGCCAAGGAAGTGTCAAAGATGTACGACTCTACCGGAAGATCTTTGAATGCGAACGGAGAGCTGCGGGCTGTCGCGTTCCCCGAGGAGTTGCCCGAGTACAAGGAGAAATTTCGCTGCAACATTACGAGCCGCTTCCCGACTTCCGAATATTTCATTCACATTTCCGGTCTGGAGACGGCTTTCGAGGCGTACAACATCGCCGTGTCGAGGGACTCGCGGAGCTACGACTACAGGTTGGAGACCCTAGGAGAGTACAGCAGCGACCAGGTCTTCTTCATGACTTACTGCCACATTCTGTGCGCGCCTCGAACCGACTATTCGGCCGAGCAATATTGCAACGTCCCGCTTGGCAACTTTAAACCATTCGCGGAAGCCTTTCACTGTCCCGTGGGTTCGTACATGAACCCCGAAAAGAAGTGCACCTTGTTTGTCGCGGAAAAGGGGCATGACGGTGGACACTCGTGGCTGCATTCTGGTAGTATACTTTGAACGCGTTCGATTATGCGGTGTGCTAATTTCTCTCTATGCCATGTGGGTCGATTTCTCGATCAGATTTAAGTGTTGTTGTATATAAAGCTTCTTCAACCGATTTGTGCGAAGATTCTTAGAGAAGCCTCGGTCGCTCCCGTTTTCTTGGACAGTTGTCTTGAACGTCGTGACTCGCTTCATACCTTGTATACAAAATTTTGCAAACGCTCTTTTCTCCGCAACGTTCGTCTGACGTAACATTTAGACGGTGAACCACACGCGATATTTAAGTAGTTAAAATTATCTGGCTGCAGTGTCTGCACGTAAGCTCACAATATTGTTCCTGGAGCCACCCTTTCCAGAGTTGTTAGAACGCTAGAGCTCCCACAGCGACACGACGATGAACCAAGTATCCTCGATGGCGCGAGTTTATTATATCTAAAGAAGCTAGCTCGCGGAATTTTGCCCGACATCTGTCAAGAAAGCTTCAGAGAACACGACTTCAACCGTTGTGAAAAAAGCTTTAGTGGCATTTCATGGACGACTTCCGCGTGATGCGTATATGAACCAAGCTCGccaaataagtttttttttatttcggctgGCTAGCAATATTTTTCTTCTAAAAGTAAATAGTTGAATTATTCAGGAAAGTTAAGCTCACTGATGCGTTGTTTGTGGGCCTCTACAATACATAATGGCCACGAAGGCAAAGGCCCCGGAATAAGCGTTGTGTGTTGTCTGTGTCCGTGTTCTTCCTTTACGGTTGCAATACCGCGAATATGTGCAGCTACATCACTCGGGAAACGGTGCTAAGGACGGGATAAAGAAGAATGCAAGACAGCGGACGGTCTTGTGTGTTCTTGTTTAGACCcatttttagcgctgtttgacTTGCAAGTAATTTCTAGTCTTCATGTCCATTGTTCTAGCGATAACGTATCGACCATCGCAAATTATATGAGCGCACTTTCACTACCACCACTGCACCGCATTCCCGAGCCTTGTGCGGTAACAATGACAGTGCAAAGGCAGATGACACCGGGTCTCTTTGGCTCGTGAAAAGTGGCCAGTGTCCGAGCGCCTTCGCCGCCAATTAGCATCCCGTCGCGGCACGTACTGTAGATATTAATCGATTCGTCCTTGCGAGACTGGAGCGAGATACCGGACTCTCCTCTCCGACGGGCACGTGCACTGTTAGATCGTTCAGTCCAATTTCTCTCGCAAGGAATTCCTATCTTCGCCGTCGTGATCGCAGCCGCAAGAAATATAAACaacttttctctctttccttcttttttttttttgcgtgcaggGCGGCGCGTACCACAAACGATATACCCGATAAATTAGGAGGCCCAGTTTCACACGGTCGTTAGTACGCAGTAAGACTCGTCGATGTCGCATCGTGATGCAGAAGCTGGTAAAATGGAAGGTGTATACCCTGCTCGGCTTACGAACTAAAAGCGTTATCATTCGGGGCACAGAGTAGCGACAACACCTGAGCATCGGGATGGTGAGTTCGTTCCTCGAATGTTGGGGCATTCTAAGAAGTAGACATCAGCATGCTGTGTGTTCTCAGCAGTAACTGGAAGAGCTTTCAGTGGCCGCTTTCTGTAGGAAGCGAAGCGCAAAGGCGCTCGTGCGCATAGATTTCGTTAAAGAAACAccaagagagagagtgagagagagagagagagagagagagagagagagattttaatTAGAGAAAAGTGTAGAAATCAGGTTGAGTGATGTGACTCTAGCCTGCAGCTCCACACTGGAAGAAAGGTTTGCAGGAGTGAAAGAGTAGGGTATAGAAGATGAAGGGGGTATGGGGAAGATGATGATAGACGCTGCGCAGTCTACTGTTCGCGTGCAACCTGCAGGTTACGCTTCACGCGAAGTGGTATAATTAATTCGGAACACCCCGCAACCGCGTTTCTCTATGTGCAAGTGTTGCTCTGAGATTCTAAACTCAATCAAATAATGGATGTTATACTTTTGTGTAAGACCAGCCCaacggtaacaaaaaaaaaaaagac
This window encodes:
- the LOC142586326 gene encoding membrane metallo-endopeptidase-like 1 — encoded protein: MRVKTCTNADCLRHAAAIKMAWNTSVHPCDDFYSFVCGSWAAEESQRRMDDLAVAARHIAFAELLSHRPAPGKARKFFLSCINAGADVQSNLDVLKTWASSMGMIQPRTKSQAHAVNRHPLDLLLDLAINWRMGPLSVQATVHLGRNQWVLILKPVLGAWRALLDGEDFMFLVDQHVTLLDAQRPSSWLQWNETVAAIRAATSGTIVTSAPDEAAGAVSGLDDLTRWLPRGVWLDFINAHFRPELTFDKSDPVIVYDTPAMVNIGNVFKPRSLNTLSEVFSWLVLETYLGVIVTQYKARDTVDKAWLTEHNCLSHTSSSLGLLSVRRYLQRKFPSWRRQSVDTFLKHIRTTWSLNVEDAPWIDEDSTRSTLKKVRALKTVLWPGDEFFDRQSSEALYGIFPDMDKPFAANLIESALALRRLVNNSLYADVYTKQFAVESDVVAYKYHLNEAHIALAALNPPVYYDVEMFAMTYGGLGSLYAKEVSKMYDSTGRSLNANGELRAVAFPEELPEYKEKFRCNITSRFPTSEYFIHISGLETAFEAYNIAVSRDSRSYDYRLETLGEYSSDQVFFMTYCHILCAPRTDYSAEQYCNVPLGNFKPFAEAFHCPVGSYMNPEKKCTLFVAEKGHDGGHSWLHSGSIL